In Anaerobacillus isosaccharinicus, one genomic interval encodes:
- a CDS encoding DUF4177 domain-containing protein produces MEMVKLKKFEYRTVEIKNDIWFGTSYNNADETLNKLGEKGWAVVASFQKGDDIYYTLMREM; encoded by the coding sequence ATGGAGATGGTTAAGTTGAAAAAGTTTGAATACAGAACAGTAGAAATCAAAAATGATATTTGGTTTGGAACCTCTTATAATAATGCGGATGAGACGTTAAATAAGCTTGGTGAGAAAGGTTGGGCAGTAGTTGCATCATTTCAAAAAGGAGATGATATTTACTATACGCTTATGCGGGAGATGTAA